From the Pseudodesulfovibrio indicus genome, the window TCGGCGAACTGGAGCAGGCCCACGCAGCAGAGAACCGGGCTCTGGTCGGGGAGCTTGCGGACACCGTCATGTCCGTGTGCAAGGCCATCGGGGCCAACACCGCCGCCCTGGCCGCCGCCGCCCTGGTCGCGGCCTGTTCCGGCGCGGACGATCCCGCGCCCGCCCTGAATCGGGTTCGCGAGGAGATGGAGTCCCTGAGAAAAATCATGGACTGAGATAAGTTGCGGCTCTAAGCTGCCGGATAGATGAGGTGAAAATCGCGCGGAGGGAAGGCCGCCGGGCGGATTCTCCCCAAAGCAGGGAGGAAGTCCATGCAGGATCAGGACTATTCCGAACTCAGGAAATTCGTGGCCCCGGAATTCGTTTTCGGGGCGGGCGCGGCCATGCTCGCCGGGCAATACGCCGCCAACCTGTCCATCAAGAAGGCCCTGGTGGTCACCGGGCCGGTGCTGGAGACCTTGGGGTTCCCCGGCATGGTTGCGGACAGTCTGCGGCGCGAAGGGGTGGCCTGCACCGTGTTTTCCGACGTCTCCCCCAACCCCCGCCACGCCGAGGTCATGGCCGGGGCTGAGCTCTTCCGCCGCGAGGGATGCGACGCCCTGGTGGCCGTGGGCGGCGGTTCGCCTATGGACTGCGCCAAGGCCATCGGCATCGTCTGCACCAACGAACGCCACGTGCTCGAGTTCGAGGGCGTGGACCGGGTCGAACGGCCCGGCCCGCCGTTGATTTGCATCCCGACCACCGCCGGAACCGCCGCTGACATCTCTCAGTTCGCCATCATCAACGACACCGACCGCAAGGTGAAGATCGCCATCGTGTCCAAGACCATGGTCCCGGACCTGGCCCTGATCGACCCGCTGCTGACCCTGACCATGGGCGAGGAGCTGACCGCCCACACCGGGCTGGACGCCCTGACCCACGCCGCAGAGGCCTTTGCTTCCAACGCGTCCTCGGCTATCACGGACCTCAACGCCGTGGAGGCCATGCGCCTCATCCGGCTCCATCTGCTCCGCGCGGTCCGCGAACCGGACAATATGGAAGCGCGGACCGGCATGATGCTCGCCTCGACCTATGCGGGGCTGGCCTTCTCCAACGCCATCCTGGGCGCGGTCCACGCCATGGCCCACAGCCTGGGCGGGCTGCTCGACATGCCCCACGGGCTGTGCAACGCCATCCTCCTGGATCACGTCATCGAGTACAACTACGATGCCGAACCGATGAAATACGCCCGCCTGGGGAGCCTCCTGGGCGCGGACATCCGTGCGGAAGACGACCCCGCCCTGGTCAAGGCAAAGACCCTCGAGGCCGTCAGGACGCTCAAGCGGGAGGCGGGCGTGACGGTCGGCCTCTGCGAACTGGGCATGACCGACGAGGATCTGCCGGTGCTGGCGCGGAACGCCCTGGCCGACGCCTGCATGCTGACCAACCCGAAACAACCGACCGCAGATGACGTCATCGAAATATTCAAGCAAAGCTGCTGACCGGCAGCCGGACCCGGCCTCCGAGCGCGAGAAGCTCATCGGCCTGGGCAAACGGTCCATCAGCAAGAGCTATTACCCGGAGCTCAAGAGCCGCCTGGACGAGCTTGAGCACTTTCGCGCGCTTCTGGACCGGGTCAACGACGCCATCTTCGTCGTGGACGTCGATTCCGGACGGGTCATCGACATCTCCGGGGCGGCGGACACCCTGCTGCGGTGCAGCGGCGACGCCATCCGGGGCATGCAGTTCAAGGACATCCTGCCCGATCACATCCGGCGGCACGCCGACAACCTGTTCAACAACGAGAGCAAGACCATCCGGCTGGAAACCGAATTCCGCTGCCCGGGCGACAAGGGCGGGATTCCCGTCCCGGTGGACATGACCCTCTCCCTGGTCTCCTTCCGCGACGAGCGTCAGGCGATCATCGTGGCCAGGAACATCAGCGAGCGCAAACGCAACGAGCTGGCCCTGAAGCAGTCCCACGACCTGCTGGAGCTGCGGGTGCGCGAGCGGACAAAGGAGCTGGACCGGGCCAACCGGGCCAAGTCCGAATTTCTGTCCATCGTCTCCCATGAGCTGCGCACCCCGCTGACCGCGGTCCTCGGGTTCGCCAAGATCATCCGCAAAAAGCTCACCGATACCGTGTTCCCGGCCCTGCAGGGCAACGAAGACGAGAAGCTCGGCCGTGAAATGGAGGTCATCGGCAAGAACCTGGAGATTATCGCCAGCGAAGGCCAGCGGCTGACCTCCCTGATCAACGACGTCCTGGACCTGGCCAAGATGGAGGCCAACAAGATCAAATACGCCAAGGTCGAGGTCCGCCCCGAGGAGTTCATCACCAAGTCCGTGGACGCCACCTCTTCCCTGTTCGAGGACGCCCGGCTGGTGTTGCTGCTGGACGTGGAGCCGGACCTGCCCCTTGTGCTGGCGGACATGGACCGGCT encodes:
- the ercA gene encoding alcohol dehydrogenase-like regulatory protein ErcA — its product is MQDQDYSELRKFVAPEFVFGAGAAMLAGQYAANLSIKKALVVTGPVLETLGFPGMVADSLRREGVACTVFSDVSPNPRHAEVMAGAELFRREGCDALVAVGGGSPMDCAKAIGIVCTNERHVLEFEGVDRVERPGPPLICIPTTAGTAADISQFAIINDTDRKVKIAIVSKTMVPDLALIDPLLTLTMGEELTAHTGLDALTHAAEAFASNASSAITDLNAVEAMRLIRLHLLRAVREPDNMEARTGMMLASTYAGLAFSNAILGAVHAMAHSLGGLLDMPHGLCNAILLDHVIEYNYDAEPMKYARLGSLLGADIRAEDDPALVKAKTLEAVRTLKREAGVTVGLCELGMTDEDLPVLARNALADACMLTNPKQPTADDVIEIFKQSC
- a CDS encoding PAS domain-containing sensor histidine kinase, producing MTSSKYSSKAADRQPDPASEREKLIGLGKRSISKSYYPELKSRLDELEHFRALLDRVNDAIFVVDVDSGRVIDISGAADTLLRCSGDAIRGMQFKDILPDHIRRHADNLFNNESKTIRLETEFRCPGDKGGIPVPVDMTLSLVSFRDERQAIIVARNISERKRNELALKQSHDLLELRVRERTKELDRANRAKSEFLSIVSHELRTPLTAVLGFAKIIRKKLTDTVFPALQGNEDEKLGREMEVIGKNLEIIASEGQRLTSLINDVLDLAKMEANKIKYAKVEVRPEEFITKSVDATSSLFEDARLVLLLDVEPDLPLVLADMDRLIQVMVNLFSNAVKFTSKGMVTCSARRVGNSVRVSVADTGVGIPKEMLESVFEEFTQVSDGLSDRPRGTGLGLPICKHIIEGHGGHIWAERRVDRGSKFIFTLPALGAVQRVQGPKSS